A stretch of the Rodentibacter haemolyticus genome encodes the following:
- the ureA gene encoding urease subunit gamma, which produces MHLTSREQEKLMLFLAGELAAKRKARGVKLNYPETIAYIASHLQEAARDGMTVAEVMQYGATLLTVDDVMEGIPEMVDEVQIEATFPDGTKLVTVHHPIR; this is translated from the coding sequence ATGCACTTAACCTCAAGAGAACAAGAAAAATTGATGCTTTTCCTCGCCGGTGAATTAGCGGCAAAGCGTAAAGCTCGTGGTGTAAAACTTAATTATCCGGAAACTATCGCCTATATCGCCAGCCATTTGCAAGAAGCGGCACGAGACGGAATGACCGTAGCGGAAGTAATGCAATACGGCGCAACGCTTTTAACCGTTGATGATGTGATGGAAGGCATACCGGAAATGGTAGATGAAGTGCAAATTGAAGCGACTTTTCCCGATGGTACGAAATTGGTTACCGTACATCATCCGATTAGATAA
- a CDS encoding urease accessory protein UreF: MAQALTRLGALLHLVDPTLPIGGFNHSNGLETFVQQGVVSRKVSLEEYVQTQLLQNWIYNDGAYLSLAFDAMANQDLARLLELDQELAATKIARESREGSYKLGVRLLKIFIRYENNPLLAEFQLAIHQNQAKGFFPIVFAMVAQAMKLDKSETLYAFYYNAAVGVVTNGVKLVPLSQMDGQDILFALRESIASAVENSLNPDPEWLGAATLANDVRSMQHETLYSRLYMS; this comes from the coding sequence GTGGCACAAGCATTAACCAGACTTGGGGCTTTGCTTCATTTAGTCGATCCAACCTTGCCGATAGGGGGGTTTAACCATTCCAACGGGTTGGAGACTTTCGTTCAACAAGGTGTGGTAAGCCGTAAAGTCAGCCTTGAGGAGTATGTCCAAACGCAACTGTTGCAGAACTGGATTTATAATGACGGGGCTTATTTATCGCTTGCCTTTGATGCAATGGCAAACCAAGATTTAGCCCGTCTGTTGGAATTAGATCAAGAACTTGCCGCAACGAAAATCGCTCGCGAAAGCCGTGAAGGCAGTTATAAATTGGGTGTACGTTTGCTCAAGATTTTTATTCGTTATGAAAACAATCCGCTACTGGCGGAATTTCAGCTGGCTATCCACCAAAATCAAGCAAAAGGTTTCTTTCCCATCGTCTTTGCCATGGTGGCACAGGCAATGAAACTCGACAAATCGGAAACCCTTTATGCGTTTTACTATAATGCGGCGGTTGGCGTAGTCACCAACGGTGTGAAACTCGTGCCGTTAAGCCAAATGGACGGACAGGATATTCTTTTTGCCTTACGAGAGTCGATTGCAAGTGCGGTCGAAAATAGCCTTAATCCTGATCCGGAATGGTTAGGTGCGGCAACATTGGCAAACGATGTTCGTTCAATGCAACACGAAACCCTTTATAGTCGGTTGTATATGTCTTAG
- a CDS encoding amino acid aminotransferase: protein MFENIKAAPADPILGLGEAFKSETRVNKINLGIGVYKDAQGATPIMRAVKEAEKRLLDKENTKNYLTIDGIAEYNRLTQELLFGSGSEIVKNQRARTVQSLGGTGALRIAAEFIKRQTKAQNVWISTPTWPNHNAIFNAVGMTIREYRYYDAKNKALDWDNLIADLSNAGEGDVVLLHGCCHNPTGIDPTPEQWKQLAELSAKNGWLPLFDFAYQGLANGLNEDAIGLRTFAANHKELLVASSFSKNFGLYNERAGAFTLVAADSDIAATALTQVKSIIRTLYSNPASHGAATVVQVLNDPTLRQSWEDELTEMRERIKKMRHLFVQLLKEYGAKQDFSFIIEQNGMFSFSGLTGEQIDRLKEEFAIYAVRSGRINVAGITEDNIRHLCESIVKVL, encoded by the coding sequence ATGTTTGAAAATATTAAAGCCGCCCCTGCCGATCCGATTCTTGGCTTAGGCGAAGCATTCAAATCTGAAACCCGTGTGAATAAAATCAATCTCGGTATTGGAGTCTATAAAGATGCCCAAGGTGCAACGCCGATTATGCGGGCTGTAAAAGAAGCGGAAAAACGCTTGCTCGATAAAGAAAATACCAAAAATTACCTCACGATTGACGGCATTGCGGAATATAACCGTTTAACTCAAGAATTGTTATTCGGTTCAGGCAGTGAAATCGTGAAAAATCAACGTGCAAGAACCGTGCAAAGCCTTGGCGGAACCGGTGCATTACGTATTGCAGCGGAATTTATAAAACGCCAAACTAAGGCACAAAATGTGTGGATCAGTACGCCGACTTGGCCGAACCACAATGCAATCTTCAATGCGGTGGGAATGACTATTCGTGAATACCGTTACTATGATGCGAAAAACAAAGCGCTCGACTGGGATAACCTTATCGCCGATTTAAGCAATGCCGGTGAAGGCGATGTAGTGTTACTTCACGGTTGTTGCCATAACCCGACAGGGATTGACCCGACACCGGAACAATGGAAACAACTTGCCGAACTTTCTGCCAAAAACGGTTGGTTACCGTTATTCGATTTTGCTTATCAAGGTTTAGCAAACGGTTTAAATGAAGATGCTATCGGTTTACGTACTTTTGCAGCAAATCATAAAGAATTGTTAGTCGCAAGTTCATTCTCAAAAAACTTCGGCTTATATAATGAACGTGCGGGCGCATTTACTTTAGTTGCCGCCGATTCCGATATTGCAGCAACCGCCTTGACTCAAGTGAAATCCATTATCCGTACGCTCTACTCCAACCCGGCATCACACGGCGCGGCGACAGTCGTTCAGGTATTAAACGATCCGACACTTCGCCAATCTTGGGAAGATGAACTCACCGAAATGCGTGAACGCATCAAAAAAATGCGTCATTTATTTGTGCAGCTTCTTAAAGAATACGGTGCGAAGCAGGATTTCAGCTTCATCATTGAACAAAACGGCATGTTCTCCTTTAGCGGTTTAACCGGTGAACAGATTGATCGCTTAAAAGAAGAATTTGCGATTTATGCGGTGCGTTCAGGTCGTATTAATGTGGCGGGTATTACGGAAGATAACATTCGCCATCTCTGTGAAAGTATTGTGAAAGTGCTTTAA
- the ureE gene encoding urease accessory protein UreE codes for MKIINPILPIMDTILGNLTDLRTAGKITHQKIERVALQWYESERNILRKSTDTGREIAFRLLKEGQRLKHDDVVFISDELAIVIEILPSEVIVLSPKTLPEMARACYEIGNKHSPLFLDGDEVTLPFDKPMFEWLQAAGFEPKKAERRLSQALRANSAQGHGHHSHDHGYHHHGDGVWHKH; via the coding sequence ATGAAAATCATCAATCCAATCCTTCCTATAATGGATACCATTTTAGGCAATTTAACCGACCTTCGCACAGCAGGGAAAATTACTCATCAAAAAATTGAACGAGTGGCATTACAGTGGTATGAAAGCGAACGTAACATTCTACGCAAAAGCACAGATACAGGGCGTGAAATCGCCTTCCGTCTGCTTAAAGAGGGGCAACGTTTAAAGCACGATGATGTGGTGTTTATCAGTGATGAACTTGCGATTGTGATCGAGATTTTACCGAGTGAAGTCATTGTTCTATCACCTAAAACCTTGCCGGAAATGGCACGGGCGTGCTATGAAATCGGCAATAAACATTCGCCGCTGTTTTTAGACGGTGATGAGGTTACCCTCCCTTTTGATAAGCCGATGTTTGAATGGCTACAAGCGGCAGGATTTGAGCCGAAAAAAGCCGAACGCCGTTTAAGTCAAGCATTACGAGCCAATTCGGCACAGGGACACGGGCATCATTCCCACGATCACGGTTATCATCATCACGGAGATGGCGTGTGGCACAAGCATTAA
- the purK gene encoding 5-(carboxyamino)imidazole ribonucleotide synthase, whose product MQKSSLYPTVYVLGNGQLGRMLRYAGAPLDIYVEPLAFNAPIFDLPENAVITAEIERWEKTPLTELLGHHKNFVNQDIFGLLADRLTQKSLLDELTLSTSPWCLLEDKKQWQQVFQNVGEKVVVKRRTGGYDGRGQWIIDNENKEDITDDLFGEVIAEKFIPFDYEVSIVGARFRNGEKRFYPVTHNLQQNGILRYSVVDTDFPQQSVLQKQAETMLSKIMDKLGYVGVMAMECFVVGDQLLINELAPRVHNSGHWTQLGCAISQFELHLRALLNLPTPELKTVAPSVMVNLIGTEHNEKWLNTPFAQLHWYGKEVREGRKVGHINLSPPDKAVLIQQLEKLREELPADYQSGLSWTIDKLK is encoded by the coding sequence ATGCAAAAATCTTCTCTCTACCCTACCGTTTATGTTCTCGGCAATGGTCAATTAGGCAGAATGCTTCGTTATGCCGGTGCGCCTTTAGATATTTATGTTGAACCTTTAGCCTTCAATGCACCTATATTCGATTTACCGGAAAATGCGGTGATTACCGCCGAAATCGAACGTTGGGAAAAAACGCCTTTAACGGAATTACTCGGTCATCACAAAAATTTCGTCAATCAGGATATTTTTGGTTTGTTGGCCGATCGCTTAACGCAAAAATCTTTGTTAGATGAACTGACACTTTCCACATCGCCTTGGTGTTTATTGGAAGATAAAAAGCAATGGCAACAGGTATTTCAAAATGTGGGTGAAAAAGTGGTCGTAAAACGCCGTACCGGTGGTTATGACGGGCGTGGTCAATGGATCATCGACAACGAAAATAAAGAGGATATTACCGATGATTTATTTGGTGAAGTGATCGCAGAAAAATTTATTCCCTTTGATTATGAAGTATCAATCGTCGGCGCACGTTTTAGAAACGGTGAAAAACGTTTTTACCCCGTTACGCATAATCTCCAACAAAACGGTATTTTGCGTTATAGCGTGGTAGATACCGATTTTCCACAACAATCCGTACTACAAAAACAAGCGGAGACAATGTTGAGTAAAATTATGGATAAACTCGGTTATGTAGGTGTGATGGCAATGGAATGTTTTGTCGTCGGCGATCAACTGCTGATTAATGAACTCGCGCCACGCGTACATAATAGCGGACATTGGACTCAACTCGGCTGCGCAATAAGCCAATTTGAGCTCCATTTGCGTGCCTTACTAAACCTGCCGACACCGGAGCTAAAAACCGTTGCGCCAAGCGTGATGGTGAATTTAATCGGTACGGAACACAATGAAAAATGGCTCAATACCCCTTTTGCACAACTTCATTGGTATGGCAAAGAAGTAAGGGAAGGACGTAAAGTCGGACATATTAATCTTTCTCCCCCTGATAAAGCCGTGTTAATTCAACAATTAGAAAAGCTGAGAGAGGAATTGCCGGCTGATTATCAATCTGGATTAAGTTGGACGATAGATAAATTAAAATAA
- the ureB gene encoding urease subunit beta — translation MIPGEYKLANGDIHANTGRKTVKIDVVNKGDRPIQVGSHYHFFETNNSLEFDRTLARGMRLNVPSGNAVRFEPGEAKTVELVAFGGNQIIYGFHNKIDGKL, via the coding sequence ATGATCCCTGGAGAATACAAATTAGCAAACGGCGATATTCACGCCAATACGGGTAGAAAAACCGTGAAAATTGATGTAGTAAACAAGGGTGATCGCCCGATTCAAGTGGGCTCACACTATCACTTCTTTGAAACCAATAACTCCCTTGAATTTGACCGCACTTTAGCGCGCGGTATGCGTTTAAACGTACCTTCCGGTAACGCAGTACGTTTTGAACCGGGCGAAGCCAAAACGGTGGAGCTGGTGGCATTTGGCGGAAATCAAATAATTTATGGTTTCCATAACAAAATTGATGGCAAATTATAG
- a CDS encoding urea transporter, translating to MQFMKIVLVGIGQIFLQENGLSGLIIFIAMFFSHWTLAIGCLLGSIIGTIIAIKFHYPENEIKQGLYGFNASLAFMCTMFTFGLNGISPLIFFLGIVSSAVATIIMREFTKRNRVAYTFPFVLTCWIFCWGAAQIGLFGLSQTTPNLIDHTATLDSINQPFYAWAEVNFGSSLVTGLFLFIAIAINSPIAAIWGMTATIISPFIADCLFKIEPNQLANGIYSFSAILVACAFAGNRLRDFVYVIIGIILAIFIQFVIAQTGLAPYTIGFIVSSWFVLWFKNKVDHSKLNSKKITHLFNPK from the coding sequence ATGCAGTTTATGAAAATCGTCCTCGTTGGAATCGGGCAAATTTTTTTACAAGAAAACGGTTTATCCGGGCTTATTATCTTTATTGCAATGTTTTTCAGCCATTGGACGCTCGCTATCGGCTGTTTACTGGGTTCAATCATCGGTACAATCATCGCCATCAAATTTCACTATCCGGAAAACGAAATCAAACAAGGTTTATATGGTTTCAATGCTAGTCTTGCCTTTATGTGCACCATGTTTACATTTGGATTAAACGGCATTTCTCCTCTGATTTTCTTCCTAGGCATTGTAAGTTCGGCTGTCGCAACGATTATTATGCGCGAATTTACTAAAAGAAATCGGGTTGCTTACACCTTTCCTTTCGTCCTTACTTGTTGGATTTTTTGTTGGGGAGCTGCACAAATTGGTTTATTTGGACTATCGCAGACTACGCCGAATTTAATCGATCACACCGCAACGTTAGATTCTATCAACCAACCCTTTTATGCTTGGGCTGAAGTAAACTTTGGCTCAAGTTTAGTAACCGGATTATTTTTATTTATCGCTATTGCGATTAACTCCCCCATTGCGGCAATTTGGGGAATGACCGCAACCATTATTAGTCCTTTTATTGCGGATTGTTTATTTAAAATCGAACCGAATCAACTTGCAAACGGTATTTATAGCTTCTCCGCTATACTGGTAGCCTGTGCTTTTGCCGGTAACCGATTACGAGACTTTGTGTATGTCATTATAGGAATTATCCTCGCTATTTTTATTCAATTTGTTATAGCACAAACAGGCTTAGCACCTTATACTATCGGTTTCATCGTATCGTCTTGGTTTGTTTTATGGTTTAAAAATAAAGTCGACCACAGCAAATTAAATTCTAAAAAAATCACTCACCTATTTAATCCCAAATAA
- a CDS encoding pyridoxamine 5'-phosphate oxidase family protein — MNNPKIRRRDRAITDYNQMLEIMAQCDVCRLGLRDGESVYIVPLNFGFQANDNQLTLYFHGFVKGKKIDLIQQNPSAVFEMDRKHNIVTANIACHYSFLYQSIMGKGEISIIDNEAEKITALQCLMENYTQKNDWQFEKHELQKIVVIKLIVTEWSCKEH; from the coding sequence ATGAATAATCCTAAGATCCGCCGCCGAGATCGTGCCATAACCGATTACAATCAAATGTTGGAAATTATGGCGCAATGTGATGTCTGCCGTTTAGGTTTGCGTGATGGTGAGAGTGTTTATATTGTGCCGCTAAACTTTGGTTTTCAGGCAAACGACAACCAACTAACACTTTATTTTCACGGTTTTGTAAAAGGTAAAAAGATAGATTTAATTCAACAAAATCCTAGTGCTGTCTTTGAAATGGATCGAAAACACAATATAGTAACAGCAAATATTGCTTGCCATTATTCCTTTTTATATCAAAGTATTATGGGAAAAGGTGAAATTTCCATAATTGACAATGAAGCAGAAAAAATCACGGCTCTACAATGCTTAATGGAAAATTACACTCAAAAAAACGACTGGCAATTTGAAAAGCATGAATTGCAAAAAATTGTAGTAATCAAATTGATTGTAACCGAATGGTCTTGCAAAGAGCACTAA
- the ureC gene encoding urease subunit alpha, whose amino-acid sequence MALIIPRSQYVATYGPTVGDSVRLGDTDLWATIEQDLLTKGDECKFGGGKSVRDGMAQSGTATRDNPNVLDFAITNVMIIDAKLGIIKADIGIRDGRIVGIGQAGNPDTMDGVTANMIIGASTEVHNGTNLIATAGAIDTHIHFICPQQAQHAIENGTTTLIGGGTGPADGTHATTCTPGAWNLQRMFQAAEALPVNVGFFGKGNCSTLEPLREQIRAGALGLKIHEDWGATPAVIDAALKVADEMDVQVAIHTDTLNESGFLEDTMKAIDGRVIHTFHTEGAGGGHAPDIIKAAMYPNVLPASTNPTRPFTVNTIDEHLDMLMVCHHLDKRVPEDVAFADSRIRPETIAAEDILHDMGVFSIMSSDSQAMGRIGEVVTRTWQTADKMKAQRGELGTAGNDNFRIKRYIAKYTINPAIAHGISDHIGSLEVGKIADIVLWKPMFFGVKPETVIKKGFISYAKMGDPNASIPTPQPVFYRPMFGHQGSATAQTAVFFVSEAAKQADIQAEYGLNKELIAVKGCRNIGKKDLVHNNTAPDITVDPERYEVRVNGELITCEPAEKVPLAQRYFMF is encoded by the coding sequence ATGGCACTGATCATTCCAAGATCCCAATATGTAGCGACTTACGGACCAACTGTCGGCGATAGCGTACGTTTGGGTGATACCGATTTATGGGCAACGATTGAACAAGATTTACTAACAAAAGGCGATGAATGCAAATTCGGTGGCGGTAAAAGCGTGCGTGACGGAATGGCACAATCCGGCACGGCAACCCGTGATAATCCGAATGTATTGGACTTTGCGATCACCAACGTAATGATCATTGATGCAAAATTAGGCATTATTAAAGCGGATATCGGCATTCGTGACGGCCGCATTGTCGGCATCGGTCAAGCGGGTAATCCTGACACGATGGACGGCGTAACAGCAAATATGATTATCGGTGCAAGCACCGAAGTGCATAACGGCACGAATTTAATCGCAACCGCAGGCGCAATCGATACTCATATTCACTTTATCTGTCCGCAACAGGCTCAGCATGCGATTGAAAACGGCACAACAACGCTTATCGGAGGCGGTACAGGTCCTGCTGACGGCACGCACGCCACCACCTGTACCCCCGGAGCTTGGAATTTACAGCGAATGTTCCAGGCGGCGGAAGCATTACCTGTGAATGTCGGCTTTTTCGGCAAAGGTAACTGCTCTACCCTCGAACCCTTAAGAGAACAAATTCGTGCCGGTGCATTAGGCTTAAAGATCCACGAAGACTGGGGCGCAACGCCTGCGGTGATTGATGCCGCCTTAAAAGTGGCGGACGAAATGGACGTGCAAGTGGCAATCCACACCGACACCCTCAACGAAAGCGGCTTCTTGGAAGACACCATGAAAGCGATTGACGGGCGCGTTATCCACACCTTCCACACAGAAGGCGCAGGCGGTGGGCACGCACCGGATATTATTAAAGCGGCAATGTATCCGAACGTGTTGCCGGCTTCCACCAACCCGACCCGCCCGTTCACCGTAAATACTATTGACGAACATTTGGATATGCTGATGGTTTGCCACCACTTGGATAAACGCGTGCCGGAAGATGTGGCATTTGCCGATAGCCGTATCCGCCCGGAAACCATTGCGGCGGAAGATATTTTGCATGATATGGGGGTGTTCTCAATTATGAGTTCCGACTCGCAAGCGATGGGACGTATCGGCGAAGTGGTTACCCGAACATGGCAAACTGCGGATAAAATGAAAGCGCAACGTGGCGAATTAGGTACGGCAGGAAACGATAATTTCCGCATTAAACGCTACATCGCCAAATACACCATTAACCCGGCTATCGCCCATGGTATTTCCGATCACATCGGTTCACTTGAGGTAGGCAAAATTGCCGATATCGTACTATGGAAACCAATGTTCTTTGGTGTAAAACCTGAAACCGTTATCAAAAAAGGGTTTATCAGTTACGCCAAAATGGGCGACCCGAACGCCTCAATTCCAACACCACAACCCGTTTTCTATCGTCCAATGTTCGGTCATCAAGGTTCGGCAACAGCCCAAACCGCCGTATTCTTCGTTTCTGAAGCGGCGAAACAAGCCGATATTCAAGCAGAATATGGTTTAAACAAAGAACTGATTGCCGTCAAAGGCTGCCGTAACATCGGGAAAAAGGATTTGGTGCATAACAATACAGCACCTGACATCACCGTCGATCCGGAACGTTACGAAGTGCGTGTAAACGGTGAATTAATCACTTGCGAGCCGGCAGAAAAAGTCCCATTGGCGCAGCGGTATTTTATGTTCTAG
- the pepN gene encoding aminopeptidase N — protein MLAKAKYRKDYKQPDFTVTDIYLDVRLDPQHTVVTTTTQFKRLNDEATHLRLDGHSFQFSSIKFNGEPFTAYQQDSEGLTLDLSVKSAVEFELEIVTILIPAENTSLQGLYQSGEGICTQCEAEGFRQITYMLDRPDVLARYTTKITADKTKYPYLLSNGNRIAEGDLEEGRHWVEWHDPFPKPSYLFALVAGDFDLLQDKFITKSGREVALELYVDHGNLDRAGWAMESLKKAMKWDEDRFNLEYDLDIYMIVAVDFFNMGAMENKGLNIFNSKFVLANPQTATDDDYLAIESVIAHEYFHNWTGNRVTCRDWFQLSLKEGLTVFRDQEFSSDTGSRAVNRINNVKFLRTTQFAEDAGPMAHPIRPEKVIEMNNFYTVTVYEKGAEVIRMLHTLLGEQGFQKGMALYIAENDGKAATCEDFVSAMERANEADLTQFRRWYSQSGTPELLISDAYDEQTHTYRLTVSQSTPPTADQMEKVNLHIPLKMALYAQDGTKQMLQHNGEPLSGVLNITEKDQVFEFHGIYGRPVPALLADFSAPVKLDYDYTAEQLLTLLKFAENAFVRWDSAQTLFTNELRHNVSHFQQGEEFEISPQILTALSQVLENYESDIELATLILTLPRDIEFAENFKIIDPDGIVAAREFMLRTIAGALQDQLLKTYNHIRLEDYRVTRQDIALRAMRNLCLSYLAYTPLGNNMVHKHYNAANNMTDTLAALTAATKAALPCRDILLADFEQKWQQDGLVMDKWFALQATRPDENVLEIVNLLMDHPSFNFNNPNRLRSLVGSFANQNLKAFHEISGSGYRFLTDVLIRLNDSNPQVAARLIEPLIRFARYDAQRQTLMKRALERLSLVENLSKDLFEKIDKALR, from the coding sequence ATGTTAGCCAAGGCAAAGTATAGAAAAGATTACAAACAACCTGATTTTACCGTAACGGATATTTATCTGGACGTTCGCTTAGATCCTCAACATACCGTGGTGACGACAACCACACAATTTAAGCGTTTAAATGACGAAGCGACACATTTACGTTTAGACGGTCACAGTTTTCAATTTTCTTCCATTAAATTTAACGGTGAACCTTTCACCGCCTACCAACAAGATAGTGAAGGCTTAACGTTGGATTTAAGTGTTAAAAGTGCGGTTGAATTTGAGCTTGAAATTGTGACGATTTTAATTCCCGCAGAAAACACCTCACTGCAAGGTTTATATCAGTCCGGCGAAGGCATTTGCACGCAATGCGAAGCTGAAGGATTTCGCCAAATTACTTATATGCTGGATCGCCCTGATGTTTTGGCACGTTACACCACCAAAATCACGGCGGATAAAACCAAATACCCGTATTTACTTTCCAATGGCAACCGTATTGCCGAAGGGGATTTGGAAGAGGGGCGCCATTGGGTTGAATGGCATGATCCTTTCCCGAAACCAAGCTACTTATTTGCATTGGTTGCAGGGGATTTTGATCTTTTACAAGATAAATTCATCACCAAGAGCGGGAGAGAAGTTGCCCTAGAACTTTATGTGGATCATGGTAATTTGGATCGTGCCGGTTGGGCGATGGAAAGTTTGAAAAAAGCGATGAAATGGGATGAAGATCGTTTTAATCTCGAATACGATTTGGATATTTATATGATCGTTGCCGTCGATTTCTTCAATATGGGGGCGATGGAAAATAAAGGATTGAATATTTTTAATTCTAAATTTGTATTGGCTAACCCACAAACGGCAACCGATGATGATTATCTTGCTATTGAAAGTGTGATTGCGCACGAATATTTTCACAACTGGACGGGCAATCGCGTAACCTGTCGGGATTGGTTTCAATTAAGTTTAAAAGAAGGCTTAACCGTATTTCGTGATCAAGAATTTTCATCAGATACCGGGTCGCGTGCAGTGAATCGTATCAATAATGTGAAGTTTTTACGTACGACTCAATTTGCTGAAGATGCAGGCCCGATGGCGCACCCGATCCGTCCGGAAAAAGTGATTGAAATGAATAATTTTTATACCGTTACCGTGTATGAAAAAGGGGCGGAAGTGATCCGTATGCTACACACTTTATTGGGTGAGCAAGGTTTCCAAAAAGGAATGGCGTTGTATATTGCGGAAAATGATGGAAAAGCGGCAACTTGTGAGGATTTTGTTTCTGCGATGGAGAGAGCAAATGAGGCTGATTTAACGCAATTCCGCCGTTGGTATAGCCAATCCGGTACGCCGGAACTGCTGATTAGTGACGCTTATGACGAGCAAACCCACACTTATCGCCTCACCGTATCACAATCTACGCCGCCGACAGCGGATCAAATGGAAAAAGTGAATTTACATATTCCTCTCAAAATGGCGTTGTATGCACAAGACGGCACAAAGCAAATGTTACAGCATAATGGCGAACCGTTAAGCGGTGTGTTGAACATCACGGAAAAAGATCAAGTATTTGAATTTCACGGTATTTACGGTCGTCCTGTTCCTGCATTATTGGCGGATTTTTCTGCACCGGTAAAATTAGATTACGATTACACCGCCGAACAACTTCTTACCTTATTAAAATTTGCCGAAAATGCCTTTGTACGTTGGGATAGCGCACAAACATTATTTACTAATGAACTACGGCACAACGTTAGTCATTTTCAGCAAGGTGAAGAATTTGAAATTTCGCCGCAAATTTTGACCGCACTTTCACAAGTTTTGGAAAACTATGAAAGCGATATTGAACTTGCAACGCTAATTCTCACTTTACCTCGTGATATTGAATTTGCCGAAAATTTCAAAATTATCGATCCGGACGGCATTGTGGCAGCCCGTGAATTTATGTTGCGTACGATTGCGGGTGCGTTGCAAGATCAATTGCTTAAAACCTATAACCACATCCGCTTGGAGGATTATCGCGTCACACGGCAAGATATCGCCTTGCGTGCAATGCGTAACCTTTGTTTGAGCTATTTGGCTTACACACCGCTTGGCAATAATATGGTGCATAAACATTACAACGCAGCGAACAATATGACGGATACGCTTGCCGCTCTGACTGCCGCAACAAAAGCCGCATTGCCGTGCCGTGATATTTTACTCGCCGATTTTGAGCAAAAATGGCAACAAGACGGCTTGGTGATGGACAAATGGTTTGCTTTACAGGCGACACGCCCTGATGAAAACGTATTAGAAATTGTAAATCTGCTTATGGATCACCCAAGTTTTAATTTCAACAATCCGAACCGTTTACGCTCGTTGGTAGGAAGTTTTGCAAATCAAAATCTCAAAGCTTTTCATGAAATCAGTGGCTCGGGATATCGTTTTTTAACGGATGTATTGATTCGCCTAAACGACAGTAATCCGCAAGTCGCCGCACGCTTGATCGAACCTTTGATTCGTTTTGCCCGCTATGATGCTCAACGCCAAACCTTAATGAAACGCGCATTAGAACGTTTGAGCTTGGTTGAAAATCTTTCCAAGGATTTATTTGAGAAAATTGATAAGGCGCTGAGATAG
- the purE gene encoding 5-(carboxyamino)imidazole ribonucleotide mutase: MSATQAKIAIVMGSKSDWATMQEATQILDELNVPYHVEVVSAHRTPDKLFTFAENAQQNGYKVIIAGAGGAAHLPGMIAAKTLVPVLGVPVKSSMLSGVDSLYSIVQMPKGIPVGTLAIGPAGAANAGLLAAQILAAWDYELLSRLQTFREKQTYMVLDNPDPRV, encoded by the coding sequence ATGTCTGCAACACAAGCCAAAATTGCCATTGTTATGGGTTCAAAAAGCGATTGGGCAACCATGCAAGAAGCAACCCAAATTTTAGATGAACTCAACGTGCCTTATCACGTTGAAGTCGTTTCTGCCCATCGTACACCGGATAAACTCTTTACTTTTGCTGAAAATGCGCAGCAAAACGGTTACAAAGTGATTATTGCCGGTGCAGGCGGAGCAGCACATTTACCGGGTATGATTGCAGCAAAAACCCTTGTACCGGTGCTTGGTGTGCCAGTGAAAAGTTCTATGTTAAGCGGTGTGGATAGCCTCTATTCTATCGTGCAAATGCCGAAAGGTATTCCGGTCGGCACATTAGCCATCGGCCCTGCCGGTGCTGCCAATGCCGGATTACTTGCGGCGCAAATTCTGGCGGCTTGGGATTACGAATTGCTTTCACGTTTGCAAACTTTCCGTGAAAAACAAACCTATATGGTTTTGGATAATCCCGATCCGCGTGTATAA